Genomic DNA from Nonomuraea rubra:
CACGCACTTGAAGTCGCCGAACTCGACGATCGTGACGGGCGCCGAGCTCGCCCCGCGGGACAGGGCGGTGTCGATCGGCGGGACCGTCGGGCCTTCCCAGGTCGGAATCGGCCGCGCGGTCTCCCCCGAGGTCTCCTGCACGGTCTCCTCCGGCGGCTCGGCCGCCTGTGTGGCGCCCGCCGGCTCGGTGATGTCCGGCTGTGTCGCTTCCGCCGGCTCGGTGACGTCCGGCTGTGTCGCGCCCGCCGGCTCGGTGACCGCTACCGGGCCGGCGCCGGAACCGGAGCCCGGCCGGTCCAGCGCGGCAACCGCCAGTACTCCCAGCGCCACCGCCGCCGCTGCCGCAGCCGCGAGCACGCGGGCGCGCGAGCGGAGGCGGGTGTGCTTGTCAGGCTCGTTCCCCACGAGCCCCATCTTTCCTCATGTTCCAGCAGGTTCCCCCCAGCCCGTCGAGCTCCAGCAGCGGCTTGAAGCGGTCATTGCCGCCGCCCAGGTCGGCGCTGAGCGTGGTGACACCCGTGCCGCAGCACACCTCGTTGGTGCCGACCTTTCGCGGGCCGCAGCCAGCAGGACGCCGCCGCCCACCTGCGGCTGCCGCTCGGCACCGTGAAGTCCCGGCTGTTCCGCGCCTACCGGCGCCTCGCGGACGTCCTGGACCACCCGGGCACGCGCCGGGGTGGAGCCGTGGTCTGCCGAAACGCCGGGGAAACGCCGGGGAAACACCGCGCTCGGTTCGATGGAGGCACGGCATCCACCGAGGGGAACCCCATGGGAACTCAGGAGCGATCATGAATCGAGCGGTGAAAGTGAGCCTGGCCGGCCTGGGCTGCGCGATGCTCACGTTGAGCGTCATGCCCGCCGCCACCGCGAGCCGCCCCGAGCTCGGAGACGTGCAGCAGGCGCTCGCCGAGCTGGCGAGCAGCTCCGAGGTGGTCGGCGCGATCGGCGCGGTCTACGTCCACGGCAGAAGGGCCGACAGGGGTTCGGCGGGCACGAGGCTGCTGGACGGGGGCGGCAGGATCCCGCCCGGCGCCCGCTTCAGGATCGGCTCGCAGACCAAGTCCATGACCCAGGTCGTCATCATGAAGCTGGTCACCGAGGGCCGCCTCAGCCTGGACGACAGGCTCGGCGACCTGCTGCCCGAGGTGGCGGAGCAGGGTCTGGTGCGGCTCGCCGACCAGATCACCGTCGGGCAGCTCATCCACCACACCTCCGGAATCCCCAACTGGTACACCCCGGACCTGGTCGACTACTTCGACTTCGACACCTACCACCCGCCGATCGAGCTGATCGCCAGGACCAGGGACCTCCCGCGCCCGTTCCCGCCCGGCGAGGGCTACTCCTACTCCAACACCAACTACTTCCTGCTCGGGCTGATCATCGAGAAGCTCTCCCCGCACCACTCCGTGTCCGCCGAGTTCAAGGAGCGCATCTTCGACCGGCTGCGCATGAAAGACACCTACCTTCCGGCCGAGTTCCCCGACTCGATCAAGGGGCCGCACGGTCACGGCTACTTCCCTGACGAGAACGGCGAGCTGCGCGACGTCGACCGCCTCAACATGAGCTACGGCTACGCCGCCGGAGGCGTCATCTCCACCACCGACGATCTGAGCGCCTTCCACCGGGCGCTGGCCACCGACCTGCTGACGAAGGAGGAGCAGGACGCGCTGAACGCCGGCCGCCCCGACACCGGGCCGCCCCCGGGGACCGATCCTCGCGCGTGCGGCGAGTACGCGCCGATGAAGGGCGGCTCGCCGGGCTTCACCGCCCTGTCCTACAAGAACCGGGACGGCAGCCTGCAGTTCATCGTCTCCGTCACGCTGGGCACGAGAAACCAGGACCCCGCCGTCGATCCGCTGGTGAAGAAGGCGGCCGAGGCGGTTCTCTGCCCCGGGGGCTGACCGCCGGCTTCGCCGGCACGCCGAAATTCGCGGGAAAATGCCGTGAAGGGATGTCGAGAACCCGCGAGCGGCTCCGTCCCCGTCGTGAACGCGCCCACCACCGGGCGTGCCACACGGAGGAGAACACGGTCGTCATGCGAAACCTCATCGTCCAGCAGTGGGTCACCGTCGACAACATCGCCGCCGAGGAGGACGGCGGGCTCGGCTTCGTGTCGGGGGAGCCCTTCTCCGAGACCACCAACCAGGCGTTCCAGGCCAGGGTGATGGGACTCATCGACGCGGTCGACACGCTGATCCTCGGCGCGAACACCTACGCCCAGTCCAAGGACTACTGGCCGTACGCCGACGAGCAGGGCGAGTACGGCGAGAAGCTCAACAACCTCACCAAGTTCGTCGCCTCGTCGAAGCTGGACGACGCCCCCTGGGGCGGCTTCCCCGCCGCGACCGTGACGCGCGACCCGGTCGCCACCATCCGGGAGCTCAAGGAGCAGGGCGGCAAGGACATCTGGCTGTGGGGGAGCTTGACGCTCATGCGCTCCCTGCTGGACGCCGGTGTCGTGGACGTGGTGCAGCTGCTGGTCTGCCCGGTGTCACGCGGCAGGGGAACGCGGGTCTTCGAGGATCGGCGGGACCTGAGGCTGGTCGAGGCCGCCGGGTTCGAGAACGGCGTGGTGCTCCTGCGCTACGCGATCAATAAATAGGTAACGCGTCCGCCCCTGCTGGACGATCGTTAGGATGCGACGATGGATCACACGCCCGAGCGTCCCGCCGCCGGACAGCGCCCCACCTGGATCTCGACCGCAACCGAGCCTCTCGATCCGGCGGTCCGGGTGAACGACTACGACAGCTTCGCCGAAGGGTACGTGGCGGAGACCGAGAACAGCCTCCTCAACGCCTACATCGAGCGGCCTGCCATGATCGCCCTGTCCGGAGACGTGACCGGCCACCGGATCCTGGACGCCGGCTGCGGCGCGGGCGCCCTGATGGCCGCGTTACGCGAGCGTGGCGCCGTCGTCACCGGCATCGACTCCAGCGCCGGGATGCTGGCGGCGGCCAGGCGGCGGCTCGGTGACGACGCGGACCTCCAGGTGGCCGACGTGCGTGATCCGCTGCCGTTCGCCGACGGCACGTTCGACGACGTGGTCGCGTCGCTGGTCCTGCACTACCTGGAGGACTGGGGGCCGACGCTGGCCGAGATGCGGCGGGTGCTCAGGCCCGGCGGGCGGCTGATCGCGTCGGTGAACCACCCGTTCGTCGACTGGCTGACCGAGGAGCCCCGGCCCGTCTACCGCGATACCACCAGCTACACCGACCTGTGGACGTTCAACGGGCAGTCCTACCCGCTGACCTTCTGGCGCCGGCCGTTGCACGCGATGACCGACGCCTTCACCGCCGCGGGCTTCCGCCTGGCCGTCATCAGCGAGCCGAAGACCGCCCCGGAGGCCCCCGAGCCGTTCTCCGGCATCAGCTTCATGTGCTTCGTCGTCGAGGTGCCGGCCTCTGGTCGCTGAGGACGTACTCGGCGACCTGGGCGTGCGTGGCGTACCAGACGCCGTCGTGCGCGTCGATGTGCTCGACGAGTTCGCGCAGCGCGGCCATGCGGGAGCGGTGGCCGATGACGTGGGGGTGCATGGTGAGCTGGAACAGCCCGCCCTCCTCCACGGCCGCGTCGAACTCGTCGCGCCAGATCGCGGCCACCTGCCGGGGCGGCGTGTACGGCCGCAGCACGTGCCCCAGGTCGAACGCCAGGTAGGGCACGTCGTCCCTGATCCACTCGACCGGGATCTCCACGACGCCGGTCGGCTCGCCGTCGGCCAGCAGCTCGTACGGATCGTCGTCGGCCATGAGCGAGGAGTCGTAGCGCAGCCCCAGCTCGCGTGTGATGGCCAGGGTGTGGTCGGAGAAGTCCCAGGCCGGGGTGCGGATGCCGACCGGGCGGGTGCCCGAGAGCTTCTCCAGGGTGTCGGCGGCGCGCAGGGCCAGCTCGCGCTCCTCGGCCGGGCCGAGCAGCGTGTTGCTCTCGTGGATCCAGCCGTGCATGGCGACCTCGTGGCCGGCGGCGGCGTAGTCGCGTACCTCCTCGGGGTGCAGCAGGGCCGAGACCGCCGGCATGAAGAACGAGGCCGGGATGCCGAAGCGGTCCAGCAGGCGCAGCACCCGGGGCGCGCCGGCGCGGGAACCGTACTCGCCCTGGGCGAGCGCGCCCGGGCGGGTCTCGCCGCCGCGCAGCGGGATCGTCTCGTGGTCGGAGTCGAAGGACAGCGCGACCGCGACGCGGGCGCCGCCCGGCCAGGAGGCGGGGCGCAGGGAGCGGCCGGCGCGTACCCGGTTCACGTGGCCGCGCCACGTCTGCTCGTCCCAGTGCCAGGGCTGTTGTCCGGTCATGCGAGAGGCTCCCTTCGCGGGGGGACATGGGGCGGTGTGCGAGTGAGGGTCCTGGGCTCACGCACCGTCGTGGCCTTCGTCTGGCAGCGCCTGCGAGAGCTGGTGGCGGGAGGTGAGGGCGAGCTTGGTGAACACCTTGCCCAGGTGGTACTCGACGGTTCGCGGGCTGAGGAACAGCCGGGCGGCGATCTCCGGGTTCGACAGGCCCGTCCGCGCCAGGCGGGCGATCTGGAGCTCCCGCGGGGTCAGCCGGTCGGGCGTGCTGCCGGTGCTCGGGTGAACGGTCTCGCCGAGGGCCAGGAGTTCGCGGCGGGCACGTTCGGCGAAGGCCTCGGCGCCGAAGCGCCGCAGCATGTCGTAGGCGGTGCGCAGCTGCTCGCCCGCGTCGGCGCGGCGGTTCTCGCGGCGCAGCCACTCGCCGTACACCAGGTGGGTGCGGGCGAGATAGGCGGCGGCCCGGCTGCGCTGGAGGTGCTGGATGGCCTCGCGGTACAGCGGTCCGGCGGCCTGTCCGCCGGACAGCAGCGCCCTGGACCGGGCCAGCATGCCGAGGGCCCAGTCGGTGCCGCTGGCGGTGGCCCGTTCCTCGATCTGCGGCAGCGCGGCCGCGGCCGCCTCGGGGGCGTCGCCGCAGGCGGCCGCCTCGACCAGTTCGAGGAGGGAGAACCCGGCGAATCCCAGATCGTCGTACTCGCACG
This window encodes:
- a CDS encoding dihydrofolate reductase family protein, whose product is MRNLIVQQWVTVDNIAAEEDGGLGFVSGEPFSETTNQAFQARVMGLIDAVDTLILGANTYAQSKDYWPYADEQGEYGEKLNNLTKFVASSKLDDAPWGGFPAATVTRDPVATIRELKEQGGKDIWLWGSLTLMRSLLDAGVVDVVQLLVCPVSRGRGTRVFEDRRDLRLVEAAGFENGVVLLRYAINK
- a CDS encoding class I SAM-dependent methyltransferase: MDHTPERPAAGQRPTWISTATEPLDPAVRVNDYDSFAEGYVAETENSLLNAYIERPAMIALSGDVTGHRILDAGCGAGALMAALRERGAVVTGIDSSAGMLAAARRRLGDDADLQVADVRDPLPFADGTFDDVVASLVLHYLEDWGPTLAEMRRVLRPGGRLIASVNHPFVDWLTEEPRPVYRDTTSYTDLWTFNGQSYPLTFWRRPLHAMTDAFTAAGFRLAVISEPKTAPEAPEPFSGISFMCFVVEVPASGR
- a CDS encoding serine hydrolase domain-containing protein encodes the protein MNRAVKVSLAGLGCAMLTLSVMPAATASRPELGDVQQALAELASSSEVVGAIGAVYVHGRRADRGSAGTRLLDGGGRIPPGARFRIGSQTKSMTQVVIMKLVTEGRLSLDDRLGDLLPEVAEQGLVRLADQITVGQLIHHTSGIPNWYTPDLVDYFDFDTYHPPIELIARTRDLPRPFPPGEGYSYSNTNYFLLGLIIEKLSPHHSVSAEFKERIFDRLRMKDTYLPAEFPDSIKGPHGHGYFPDENGELRDVDRLNMSYGYAAGGVISTTDDLSAFHRALATDLLTKEEQDALNAGRPDTGPPPGTDPRACGEYAPMKGGSPGFTALSYKNRDGSLQFIVSVTLGTRNQDPAVDPLVKKAAEAVLCPGG
- a CDS encoding polysaccharide deacetylase family protein; translated protein: MTGQQPWHWDEQTWRGHVNRVRAGRSLRPASWPGGARVAVALSFDSDHETIPLRGGETRPGALAQGEYGSRAGAPRVLRLLDRFGIPASFFMPAVSALLHPEEVRDYAAAGHEVAMHGWIHESNTLLGPAEERELALRAADTLEKLSGTRPVGIRTPAWDFSDHTLAITRELGLRYDSSLMADDDPYELLADGEPTGVVEIPVEWIRDDVPYLAFDLGHVLRPYTPPRQVAAIWRDEFDAAVEEGGLFQLTMHPHVIGHRSRMAALRELVEHIDAHDGVWYATHAQVAEYVLSDQRPAPRRRST